The genomic segment TTGTTAGCAATGAATATGCTCAGCAATGGACAAGTAACAAATGATTCTGATTCTAGCAATAGCACTAGCGGTGAAAAAGATTTAGCATTTCAACTAGTTATGAAAAATCTTATGGAATCATCAAAAAAATCTAAAGAAAATAGTAATGCTGAATCAAGTGGGAATACAAAGGAAGTAAAAAGTGAAACAACCAACAGTGAGAAATCAAATTCAAAAGATAATATAAATTTAAATAATGCAGCTAGAGTAGGGCAAACATATGTGACAGGACAAAACTTAGAAGAAATACCAATGATTTTAACTAATAATTATATTGGTTTTACAAGAAATTCTGAATCTACATTGTCTAATAAAAGTGGAGCTGATATTAAGAAAATATATTCGGCTGTAGATGATGCAGCTAAAAAATATGGGGTAGATCCTAATTTAATCTTAGCTGTAATTAAGCAGGAGTCTGATTTTGATCCTAATTCAACATCTGGTGTCGGAGCTGCTGGATTAATGCAGATAATGCCAGAAAATTTTTCACATTTAGGTATAACTGATGGATATGATGTTGATCAAAATATTAACGGTGGAACTAAGTTGCTTAAAGAATATTTAGATAAATATAATGGAAGTTCAGAGATGGCTCTTATGGCATACAATGGAGGACCTGGAACTATGCAAAGAAGAGGTGTATCATCCGCTTCTGACCTATATAAAATGCCACAAGAAACTCAGAACTATGTTCCGAAGGTAATCGGGTACTATAGAAATGGAATCTAGGATGTTTTACATTCTAGATTTTTTAAGGAATAAAATAATTATAATCATATAAAAACTGCATCAAAAAAACCATCAGTAACAGCTAGATGATTTTTTTCATGCAGTTTCTTTGCTGTTTGTTAATATTGTTAACAATATGTACATTTTTAAGTTAAATTTATTTTGTTATCGTATTCAAATATTGGGTAAATGTTTTCAAAAGGCCATAATAAAAAACGCAACCCTTGGGGCTAGGTTGCGCTTTAGCAATAAGCAATAAGCAATAAATAAAAAGGGGGCTATATATTCCTTTTATTTATCCTTGCAAGAATATTATAGGGTATTATTATTAATAATGCAAGTGATTTAATAAAAAATGTGAATATTTTTGAAAGAAATGAATTATTTTATTGCAAAATTATTTAATATTCGTTAATAGCTCTTTAAAAGGCTTAATTCTTCATCTGTTAATTCTCTATATTCGCCTTCTTCTAAATCTGGATCTAATAATAACCCACCGAACTCTTCTCGTTTAAGATAAGTTACCTTTTTTCCAACCGCTTCAAACATTCTTTTTACTTGGTGGAATTTACCTTCTTGAATTGTAAGCCTTATTTCAGATCCATCGTTATTGCTCGATAATATCTCAAGCTTAGCTTCTAAACATTTGTACCCATCATCTAAGGTAATTCCATCCTTAAAGGCTTTTATATCTTTTTCATCAACGCTTTTATCTATTTCAGCATAATATACTTTATCAACATGCCATTTAGGTGAAATCAATCTATGGTTTAATTCACCATCATTGGTTAATAACAATAATCCAACAGTATCTTTATCTAATCTACCAATAGGGAATGGGTCAAAAACCTGATGTTCTAGGTTTAATAAATCAATAACGGTCTCATCTCTATTATCATGGGTAGCTGATATAACTCCATCTGGTTTATTCATCATTAGATATATGTATTTACGATATAGTACCTCTTCACCATTAATTTTTATAACAGATTTTTCAGGGTCAACAAGCATGGCGCTATCTTTTACTATTAGACCATCAACTTCTATAATTCCTTTTTTTGCAAAAGATTTAACATCTTTTCTGCTTCCGTATCCTAAATTAGAAATTATTTTATCTAATCTTTCCAAATTATTCACTCCAATCGTTTGTTTGCTTTAATTTATATATTGATTTATTGTACCATAATAATAAATATCTTAACACACGGATATATAACTTATAATTTATCTACTTCATTTTTATTTTTAATAAAACTAGTAGGATTTATACAAATTATAATATTTATAAAAGAAAACCATGCATATGAAATAACTTCATCTATGCATGGTTTTCTATCAATAGATTTATATCCACTGTACAACAGAATTTAATGGTTGTCTTGTTTTTTCGTGTGGTTCTTTAGCGCGGTATCCAAAGCTAGCCATAACTGAAACACCAAAGTGTTCAGTATCTAAAATACCTTCATTTTTAAGAATTTCTTCTACTTTTTCAATATTAAATCCTTCAATTGGGCATGAATCAATTTGTAAGAAAGCTGCAGCAGTTAGCATGTTTGCTAGAGCAATGTAAGTTTGTTTACTTGCCCAGTCAAAAATTGCACGATCACTTTCAAGTAAATTAAAATCATTCTTCTGAAAGCTTTCGAAAGCTGATTTTCTTTGATTGGCTACATCTTCAGGAAGATTTTGAACTTCAGACATAATTTTAGTGATATATTCAGAATTATAAATTGTATCAACTTTTTTACGAGCAAGAAGAATTACAAAGTGACTAGCTCCATTAAAACTATTCTGAGCCCCCCAAGATACGGGAAATAATTTTTCTTTAAGAGATTTATTTTGAACTACAAGGAACTTCCAAGGTTCAAAACCGAATGAACTTGGAGAAAGGCGCCCAGCCTCTAATATAGTATTAAAATCTTCTTCAGATACTGTTTTTGTAGGGTCAAATTGCTTACAAGCATGACGAAATTGAAATGCATCTATAATTTCTTTGTTTTTGGTATTCATTTAAAAATCACCTCTTATCTAAGTATAAATTAAGTCTAACACAATTGGATACTGCATTGAAGTACGCACAAATTTGATATATAATATAAATGAACTTACCTAAGTATCTATTTTATACTAAAGGAGCGAAAAATATGCATGAACCAGCTATATATCCAGATTGTCCTAACCACCCATGTCCAGTAGAGACAACACTAAATATAATTAGTGGTAAGTGGAAGGGAATTATTCTATATCGTTTATTAGGTGGCAAGAAACGATTTAATGAATTAAAGAAATTGATTCCGAATGTTACACACAGAACATTAACACTTCAATTGCGTGAGCTTGAAAGAGATAAAATTTTAAAACGTACAGTTTATGCGGAAGTTCCTCCAAGAGTTGAATATGAGTTGACGGTTCTTGGTCAGTCTATGTCACCGATAATTAAATCTATGTATGATTGGGGGCTGAATTATCAATCAGAATTAAAGTCTTAAAAAAGAAATTAAATATTTAATTAGCGTTTTAAGGAGAATAAAAATTTAAAACTATATTAAAATAATAAAATAAAAAAAGCATTGACAAAAAAATATTAAAATTCTATAATTAATTCGTACCCGAACGAACGAGGTGGTAAAAATGAAAAACAAATGTATCGTTGGAAGAATGAGTATAATTGTTGAAGCGTCCAACAAATTTTTGACAAAAAAAATAAAGGATGAGCGACTACCTATATTGCAAAATCACGCAGCACTATTTGATATCTTACCTGAAGATGGTTCGAAGTTACTTTTTAATG from the Clostridium beijerinckii genome contains:
- a CDS encoding lytic transglycosylase domain-containing protein is translated as MAIDGLDKISNEQLLAMNMLSNGQVTNDSDSSNSTSGEKDLAFQLVMKNLMESSKKSKENSNAESSGNTKEVKSETTNSEKSNSKDNINLNNAARVGQTYVTGQNLEEIPMILTNNYIGFTRNSESTLSNKSGADIKKIYSAVDDAAKKYGVDPNLILAVIKQESDFDPNSTSGVGAAGLMQIMPENFSHLGITDGYDVDQNINGGTKLLKEYLDKYNGSSEMALMAYNGGPGTMQRRGVSSASDLYKMPQETQNYVPKVIGYYRNGI
- a CDS encoding pseudouridine synthase, with the translated sequence MERLDKIISNLGYGSRKDVKSFAKKGIIEVDGLIVKDSAMLVDPEKSVIKINGEEVLYRKYIYLMMNKPDGVISATHDNRDETVIDLLNLEHQVFDPFPIGRLDKDTVGLLLLTNDGELNHRLISPKWHVDKVYYAEIDKSVDEKDIKAFKDGITLDDGYKCLEAKLEILSSNNDGSEIRLTIQEGKFHQVKRMFEAVGKKVTYLKREEFGGLLLDPDLEEGEYRELTDEELSLLKSY
- a CDS encoding NAD(P)H-dependent oxidoreductase; the encoded protein is MNTKNKEIIDAFQFRHACKQFDPTKTVSEEDFNTILEAGRLSPSSFGFEPWKFLVVQNKSLKEKLFPVSWGAQNSFNGASHFVILLARKKVDTIYNSEYITKIMSEVQNLPEDVANQRKSAFESFQKNDFNLLESDRAIFDWASKQTYIALANMLTAAAFLQIDSCPIEGFNIEKVEEILKNEGILDTEHFGVSVMASFGYRAKEPHEKTRQPLNSVVQWI
- a CDS encoding winged helix-turn-helix transcriptional regulator — its product is MHEPAIYPDCPNHPCPVETTLNIISGKWKGIILYRLLGGKKRFNELKKLIPNVTHRTLTLQLRELERDKILKRTVYAEVPPRVEYELTVLGQSMSPIIKSMYDWGLNYQSELKS